Within the Candidatus Margulisiibacteriota bacterium genome, the region ATCAGCCTTAAAGAAAGTTTATAAGATAAAACGACCTCTCAGAAACAGCACTAGCGAAAAACTTATTAAAGTAAAATCACTATACGATCAACTTCATACACTACAAAAAGTGGCCGATGAACTTGGCGTTACAAGGGAAAGAATAAGGCAACTGCTCAATAAGGGCGAAAAACAAGGGCTTTACGAATATGAGTTGCATAGGGATAAAAGATTCAATGAATTAATAAGTAATTACGGAAGAGACACTATTATTGAAGAAATTAAGCACGAGATAAGCCCGCCAAAGATATGCTCCACTCTAAATATTCATATTGATGATTTTAGAAAGCTACTAAAGCATTACGACATTGACACCAAAGATTATCGCGACTTGGCAAGGAGAAGTAAATGCTTAAAAGAGTACTCAAAAATTGTTGATGAATTAGGCACTCATCCAACTACAACAGAAATGAATTTGCGGCCGTCATGGCGCGCTATTTGGGCAAGGATTGATCGGTATTGGGGCAGTATTGAAAGTTTTAGAAAAGAATATGGAATTGAAAGGCCTAAGCATAGAATACATGCCAACACTTTAGCCAGTTTTCAAAATAACATAATCAAAAATAAAGAAAACAAAAGAATCAAGATGAACAATCTTATCAACCAAATTTGCGTTCGCGGTCCTATTGGAATCAGTGAGATATGTGCCGCAATTGGCATTAGCACACAATCAGCCGCAAATTACATTAAAGAATTGCTTTTCAACAAAACAATTGCAAAACAGGGCGCCGGCAGAAACACGAAATACATTATGTCCATTGTTGCAGCAAATCAGACAGCTTTGCCATTTTAGCAAATATTGAAAAGATGATATTTTTCAACATCCACAATAAAAGAAGAAGAACTATATTATGGGACCAATATTAATATTTGACAAATCAACATTACAGAGCTTAAGCCCGGATGAGTCAGTT harbors:
- a CDS encoding sigma factor-like helix-turn-helix DNA-binding protein; this translates as MRISKRRKKEIRNIIKLWRIHFSLIRVADMLGLPYQYVLKLLRAETGAYSVSALKKVYKIKRPLRNSTSEKLIKVKSLYDQLHTLQKVADELGVTRERIRQLLNKGEKQGLYEYELHRDKRFNELISNYGRDTIIEEIKHEISPPKICSTLNIHIDDFRKLLKHYDIDTKDYRDLARRSKCLKEYSKIVDELGTHPTTTEMNLRPSWRAIWARIDRYWGSIESFRKEYGIERPKHRIHANTLASFQNNIIKNKENKRIKMNNLINQICVRGPIGISEICAAIGISTQSAANYIKELLFNKTIAKQGAGRNTKYIMSIVAANQTALPF